The following are encoded in a window of Deltaproteobacteria bacterium genomic DNA:
- the mrdA gene encoding penicillin-binding protein 2, translated as MPFRDEFNIYDPETPEVNRTYKIILIILGMLVFVLIIRLWDLQIYRGAKLEYYSQSNHLKSLIIYAPRGHIYDRDGFLLAGNTVSYSLYITPPEFHKNEEAMLSDITGIMPVDINDKLSDWDGFSYTPVLIDPYLSWKEMSVILANKLFLQGVNIEWQTRRKYTFSKAMSHIIGYVREVNKDELDTVNRNNRIKYSPGDFIGKYGIEKEYNDKLVGIDGATIKLVDVTGKEIKTYSTINPIKGSPITLTIDARLQDYTAKLMAPHIGCAIAMDPTTGAVLAMVSEPSFDINDLSSHLTPTKWDSIINNPFHPLENKCIQAMFAPGSTYKPVIAVAGLQDNVISPAYKIFDPGYFKVGNQIYHDWKKGGHGWVDMHKAIVQSCDTYFYRLGALLGVDRIAEYARLFGFGRLTGIDLPSEKAGIVPTSKWKEQIFHEPWYAGDTPPVAIGQGYDLVTPLQLLVAYVAIANGGNIMKPHLLFNRFKTPGDYITSKLGVSENILNIVKKGLLGVVNEPGGTAPSARIKGISVSGKTGTAQVIKESVFKNVPESKIPFKFRDNGWFVTYAPSDNPRIAVVVLIEHEGHGGSSCAPIARNMMDFYLHGDKIQ; from the coding sequence ATGCCCTTTCGCGATGAATTCAATATCTATGATCCGGAAACGCCTGAAGTAAATAGGACGTATAAGATCATATTGATAATCCTTGGTATGTTGGTTTTCGTGCTTATTATAAGGCTGTGGGATCTCCAGATATACAGAGGGGCAAAGCTTGAATACTATTCACAGAGTAATCATTTAAAAAGCCTTATCATATATGCGCCAAGGGGACACATATACGACAGGGATGGCTTTTTGCTTGCCGGAAATACCGTTAGTTATTCTTTATACATAACACCCCCCGAATTCCATAAAAATGAAGAAGCCATGTTGTCAGACATAACAGGCATAATGCCCGTGGATATAAATGACAAATTATCGGATTGGGATGGTTTTTCATACACACCGGTACTGATAGATCCATACCTCTCATGGAAGGAAATGTCGGTGATTCTGGCGAATAAACTATTCTTGCAGGGTGTAAATATTGAGTGGCAGACAAGGCGTAAATACACATTTAGTAAGGCAATGTCACACATAATCGGATATGTTAGAGAGGTAAATAAAGATGAACTTGATACCGTAAACCGGAATAACCGGATTAAGTATTCACCTGGTGACTTTATAGGTAAATACGGAATTGAAAAAGAATACAATGATAAGCTTGTAGGCATTGACGGAGCCACGATAAAGCTTGTTGATGTAACGGGCAAAGAAATAAAAACGTATTCGACAATCAATCCAATAAAAGGCAGTCCGATAACATTAACCATAGATGCAAGGTTGCAAGATTACACAGCTAAGCTGATGGCACCGCATATAGGATGCGCAATAGCCATGGATCCCACAACCGGTGCCGTTCTTGCGATGGTCAGCGAGCCGTCTTTTGATATAAATGATCTTTCTTCGCACCTAACCCCTACAAAGTGGGATAGTATAATAAATAATCCGTTTCATCCTCTGGAGAACAAATGCATTCAGGCCATGTTCGCCCCAGGTTCTACATATAAACCGGTTATTGCGGTAGCAGGGTTGCAGGATAATGTTATAAGTCCGGCATATAAAATATTTGATCCCGGCTATTTTAAGGTGGGAAACCAGATTTACCACGACTGGAAAAAAGGCGGGCATGGCTGGGTTGATATGCACAAAGCAATAGTTCAATCGTGTGATACGTATTTTTACAGACTCGGTGCACTTCTTGGCGTGGATCGGATAGCCGAGTATGCAAGGTTATTTGGATTTGGAAGGTTGACCGGAATAGATCTTCCATCCGAGAAAGCAGGCATTGTCCCGACATCCAAATGGAAAGAGCAGATTTTTCACGAGCCGTGGTATGCAGGGGATACGCCACCTGTGGCAATAGGTCAGGGCTACGACCTTGTAACCCCCTTGCAGCTGCTTGTTGCTTATGTGGCTATTGCCAATGGCGGTAATATAATGAAACCGCATTTGTTGTTCAATCGGTTTAAAACGCCGGGGGATTACATAACTTCAAAACTTGGGGTTTCTGAAAACATACTTAATATTGTTAAAAAAGGCTTATTGGGTGTTGTCAATGAACCGGGTGGAACTGCGCCCAGCGCCAGGATTAAAGGTATATCTGTTTCAGGGAAAACGGGTACTGCGCAGGTTATAAAAGAAAGTGTGTTCAAAAATGTGCCGGAATCAAAAATACCGTTTAAATTCAGGGATAATGGATGGTTTGTAACTTATGCCCCGTCCGACAACCCCCGTATAGCAGTCGTGGTACTTATAGAACATGAAGGTCACGGCGGTTCTTCATGTGCACCCATAGCAAGGAATATGATGGATTTTTATCTGCACGGAGATAAGATACAATGA
- the rodA gene encoding rod shape-determining protein RodA, with protein MNKKTALLDFNLIIPLLLLIIISIVNLYSAATGLNGLSKIFYKQLLWYGIGFIFIGIFLYIDYRVLKKLSIILYILTVLLILMTLFKGRSAYGAQRWLSLGPISFQPSELVKFSVILVLANYFEEYWSGQGYSLKDLLIPLIYVLIPALLIIKQPDLGTGVIVLMIGGAMILFSKVKLRTLSFFILVTLFIIPLGWHFMKPYQKDRLITFADPYKDPLGAGYHLLQSTIAVGSGQIFGVGYLKGTQSHLKFLPEAHTDFIFSVLAEEWGFVGSIIVIILFMLIIVEGLNISRYAKDRFGVFLAFGITVSIFLQFFINIGMCTGILPVVGITLPFMSYGGTSLLIFMFQVGILLSIHLRKYRFEEV; from the coding sequence ATGAATAAAAAAACCGCATTATTGGATTTTAATCTCATAATACCACTCCTGCTTTTAATCATCATTTCCATTGTAAATCTTTATAGTGCAGCAACAGGGCTAAACGGGCTGTCAAAAATATTTTACAAACAACTTTTATGGTACGGTATCGGTTTTATATTTATAGGCATATTTCTTTACATCGATTACAGAGTATTAAAGAAATTATCTATTATTCTGTACATCTTAACCGTACTCCTTATATTGATGACCTTATTCAAGGGAAGATCCGCTTATGGTGCACAGAGATGGCTTTCATTGGGACCGATTTCTTTTCAGCCTTCTGAACTTGTAAAATTCTCGGTGATTCTTGTTTTAGCCAATTATTTTGAAGAATATTGGTCTGGGCAAGGTTACTCGCTGAAGGACCTTTTAATCCCATTAATATATGTGTTAATACCTGCTCTACTTATTATAAAACAACCCGACCTCGGTACAGGAGTCATAGTTTTAATGATAGGCGGGGCCATGATCTTGTTCTCAAAGGTAAAATTAAGGACTCTTTCATTTTTTATTTTAGTAACTTTATTCATAATACCCCTTGGCTGGCATTTTATGAAACCGTATCAAAAAGACAGGCTTATTACATTCGCAGATCCTTACAAAGATCCGCTAGGAGCTGGGTACCACCTTCTGCAGTCAACGATAGCGGTCGGCTCGGGTCAGATTTTTGGTGTAGGATATTTAAAAGGCACACAGAGTCATCTTAAATTTTTACCGGAGGCGCATACCGATTTCATTTTTTCTGTTCTTGCAGAGGAATGGGGATTTGTTGGATCCATTATTGTTATTATACTATTTATGCTCATAATTGTAGAAGGGCTGAACATATCAAGGTACGCAAAGGACAGGTTCGGCGTGTTCCTTGCTTTCGGCATTACCGTGTCGATTTTTCTCCAGTTTTTTATTAATATAGGAATGTGTACGGGGATTTTGCCGGTTGTTGGAATTACCCTGCCGTTTATGAGCTACGGAGGAACGTCTTTACTTATTTTTATGTTTCAGGTTGGTATATTGCTTAGTATACATTTAAGAAAATACAGGTTTGAAGAGGTGTAG
- the gcvPB gene encoding aminomethyl-transferring glycine dehydrogenase subunit GcvPB — protein MRSKPIVEEKVIFEYARNNAEMPSDKITDIPQQYIREEIKEMPDLSESGVVRHFTRLSYMNYNLDTGMYPLGSCTMKYNPKVMEEVSRYDEFSSIHPMLPESLNQGLLRLIYGAEQYLKVITGLDAFSLQLAAGAHGELAGMLIAKKYHELNKTNKHTILIPDTAHGTNPASAAMAGFKVINIPSGRNGMIEANTIGRFMNDDVAGIMLTIPNTLGIFEEDILKISRMIHDTGGLVYVDGANFNALIGMARFKDMGVDIVHLNLHKTFATPHGSGGPGAGVIGVTEDLKEFLPVPVIKKNGGRFVPDYSLKNTIGRMISFYGNVGIIIRAYVYMRMVGIKGAKQVSDIATVNANYIKSKLKDVYHLQYPTQTLHEVVFDDVYQNGNGVKTLDIAKRLLDYGFHPPTIYFPLIVHGAIMIEPTETESKDELDRFISAMRSISDECKSNPQLVKYAPHAAPIKRVDEVMAARSPKLVYTK, from the coding sequence ATGAGAAGTAAGCCGATAGTAGAAGAAAAGGTAATATTTGAGTATGCCCGTAACAATGCAGAGATGCCGTCAGATAAAATCACGGATATCCCGCAGCAGTACATTAGAGAGGAGATAAAAGAAATGCCGGATCTTTCCGAGTCCGGGGTTGTAAGGCATTTCACACGACTGTCTTACATGAACTACAATCTTGATACAGGCATGTATCCTCTCGGCTCATGCACAATGAAGTACAACCCCAAAGTCATGGAAGAGGTATCACGTTATGATGAATTCTCATCCATTCATCCGATGTTACCTGAATCATTAAATCAAGGCTTGCTAAGGCTTATTTACGGTGCAGAGCAGTACTTGAAAGTGATCACCGGACTCGATGCGTTTTCTTTGCAGCTTGCCGCAGGTGCGCATGGAGAGCTTGCGGGTATGCTTATTGCAAAAAAATATCACGAACTTAATAAAACAAATAAACACACGATACTGATTCCGGATACAGCCCACGGGACCAATCCTGCAAGTGCAGCGATGGCTGGATTCAAGGTGATCAATATCCCATCTGGCAGGAATGGCATGATAGAGGCGAACACGATCGGGCGGTTTATGAATGATGATGTTGCGGGCATTATGCTTACGATCCCAAATACGCTCGGCATTTTCGAAGAAGATATTCTAAAGATATCGCGAATGATCCATGATACCGGGGGACTCGTTTATGTGGACGGTGCAAACTTTAATGCCTTAATCGGCATGGCCCGGTTTAAAGATATGGGCGTTGATATTGTACATTTGAATCTGCACAAAACGTTTGCAACCCCGCACGGCAGCGGAGGTCCAGGTGCAGGGGTTATCGGCGTGACCGAAGATTTAAAAGAGTTCCTGCCCGTTCCTGTTATCAAAAAAAATGGAGGCAGGTTTGTGCCGGATTATTCACTCAAGAACACGATAGGCAGGATGATAAGTTTTTACGGTAATGTCGGCATCATAATCAGGGCTTATGTGTACATGCGCATGGTGGGAATCAAAGGAGCGAAACAGGTTTCCGATATCGCAACGGTTAATGCGAATTATATAAAGTCGAAGTTGAAAGATGTCTACCATTTGCAATACCCAACCCAGACGCTCCACGAGGTTGTTTTTGATGATGTGTATCAGAATGGGAACGGTGTAAAAACACTGGATATCGCAAAAAGACTCCTTGATTACGGTTTTCACCCGCCAACGATCTATTTCCCTTTGATAGTTCATGGTGCAATCATGATAGAACCGACAGAGACAGAATCAAAAGATGAACTCGATAGGTTTATCAGTGCAATGCGTTCCATATCGGATGAATGCAAATCAAACCCGCAGCTCGTTAAATATGCGCCTCATGCGGCGCCTATCAAAAGGGTTGACGAGGTCATGGCGGCACGTTCTCCTAAGTTAGTCTATACAAAATGA
- a CDS encoding sulfide-dependent adenosine diphosphate thiazole synthase yields MERGKRVFASVSEADVTRAITRGYLKQLDDYAKSDVVIVGAGPSGLVAGAELAKTGLKTLIIERNNYLGGGFWIGGYLMNKVTLRAPSHKFLDKLGVPYEEASDSLFVADGPHATSKLIAYACDSGVKFLSLTMLDDLIVKNDRVTGVVINYAPVNALPREISCVDPVAIESKIVIDATGHDAKAVKKLEERGLVKTKGMGAMWVEESEEGIIEYTKEVYPGLMVTGMAVSTTFGLPRMGPTFGAMLLSGKRAAEIVKATLVVNA; encoded by the coding sequence ATGGAAAGAGGGAAAAGGGTGTTTGCTTCCGTATCGGAAGCAGATGTAACAAGGGCAATAACCAGAGGGTATCTTAAACAGCTTGACGATTATGCAAAATCCGATGTCGTAATAGTGGGGGCAGGACCAAGCGGGTTGGTGGCGGGCGCTGAGCTTGCAAAGACAGGATTAAAGACGCTGATCATCGAGAGGAACAATTACCTTGGGGGCGGGTTCTGGATAGGGGGCTATTTAATGAACAAGGTTACTCTAAGAGCTCCTTCTCATAAGTTTCTCGACAAGCTTGGCGTTCCTTATGAAGAGGCTTCGGACTCGCTTTTTGTTGCCGACGGTCCGCACGCTACTTCAAAACTAATTGCTTATGCATGCGATTCGGGTGTGAAGTTTTTAAGCCTTACAATGCTTGATGATCTTATTGTAAAGAATGACAGGGTTACAGGCGTTGTCATAAACTATGCCCCGGTTAATGCACTCCCAAGAGAAATAAGTTGTGTGGATCCCGTTGCTATAGAATCAAAGATTGTGATTGATGCTACCGGTCATGATGCAAAAGCGGTAAAGAAACTCGAAGAAAGAGGACTTGTTAAAACAAAAGGTATGGGAGCTATGTGGGTTGAGGAGTCGGAGGAGGGGATTATCGAATACACAAAAGAGGTATACCCGGGACTCATGGTAACCGGTATGGCTGTTTCAACAACCTTTGGTCTGCCAAGGATGGGACCGACATTTGGGGCCATGTTGTTATCCGGGAAAAGAGCGGCAGAGATTGTAAAAGCAACCCTGGTTGTAAACGCATAA